One segment of Methylotuvimicrobium sp. KM2 DNA contains the following:
- a CDS encoding proline--tRNA ligase, translating to MRTSQFPLNTVKETPSDAEIASHKLMIRAGLIRKLAAGLYTWLPLGLRVMRKVEKITREEMEKAGALEVLMPALQPAELWQETGRWDQYGPELARLQDRHQRDFCLGPTHEEIITDLARHEVKSYKQLPITYYQIQTKFRDEIRPRFGVMRSREFVMKDAYSFHLDQESLQETYQVMYQAYSNIFNRFGLQYRAVIADSGSIGGAVSHEFHVLAESGEDAIAFSTKSDYAANIEKAEALMPAGDRGPATESLDLVDTPDQHSIEEVSAFFGIAKSRCLKTLIVKGEEDELVALLLRGDHELNAIKAEKISGIAVPLQLADEEQVMSVCNAKPGSVGPFGLKIKIIADRSVVLMSDFVCGANQDGKHYRGVNWQRDIPLPEQIEDLRLVVEGDPSPDGQGAITIARGIEVGHIFQLGTKYSSAMKADIINEGGKNQTMIMGCYGIGISRIVAAAIEQNHDDNGIIWPAQLAPFQVALCPMNMHKSERLRAAAEKLYRELLDAGIEVLFDDRKVRAGFMFSDMELIGIPHRVVIGDRSLDSGMIEYRARTASESQELPMTELIPFLLQQLS from the coding sequence ATGCGCACCTCTCAATTCCCTCTCAATACCGTCAAAGAAACGCCTTCGGATGCCGAAATCGCCAGTCATAAGCTCATGATTCGAGCAGGCTTAATTCGCAAACTAGCCGCCGGTCTTTATACCTGGTTGCCGCTAGGGCTTAGAGTCATGCGAAAAGTCGAAAAAATTACCCGCGAGGAGATGGAAAAAGCCGGCGCATTAGAAGTCTTGATGCCGGCTTTGCAACCCGCCGAGTTGTGGCAGGAGACCGGTCGTTGGGATCAGTATGGACCCGAACTGGCTCGCTTACAAGACCGCCACCAACGCGATTTTTGTTTGGGTCCTACGCATGAGGAAATCATTACCGATTTGGCGAGGCATGAGGTTAAAAGTTATAAGCAGTTGCCGATTACCTATTATCAAATCCAAACCAAATTCCGGGACGAAATACGGCCACGATTCGGCGTGATGCGTTCACGCGAATTCGTCATGAAGGATGCTTACTCTTTCCATCTCGATCAGGAATCCCTTCAAGAAACCTATCAAGTCATGTATCAGGCCTACAGCAATATCTTCAACCGCTTCGGTTTGCAATATAGGGCTGTGATCGCCGATTCAGGATCGATCGGCGGTGCGGTATCGCACGAATTTCATGTATTGGCCGAATCCGGAGAGGATGCGATTGCCTTTTCGACGAAAAGCGATTATGCCGCCAACATCGAAAAAGCCGAGGCGTTAATGCCCGCAGGCGACAGGGGCCCGGCTACCGAATCGCTCGATCTAGTGGACACACCGGATCAACATTCGATAGAAGAAGTCAGTGCCTTTTTCGGGATTGCCAAATCTAGATGCCTAAAAACCTTGATCGTCAAAGGCGAAGAAGACGAGTTAGTCGCTTTGTTATTGCGAGGCGATCATGAATTGAATGCGATCAAGGCCGAAAAAATTTCCGGTATCGCAGTTCCCTTGCAATTAGCCGACGAAGAGCAAGTGATGTCTGTTTGTAATGCAAAGCCCGGCTCGGTCGGTCCTTTCGGACTGAAAATTAAAATCATTGCGGACCGAAGTGTCGTCTTGATGTCCGATTTTGTATGCGGAGCCAATCAAGACGGCAAGCATTACCGCGGCGTGAATTGGCAGCGGGATATTCCTTTGCCTGAACAAATCGAGGATTTACGCCTCGTGGTCGAGGGCGATCCGAGCCCGGACGGGCAAGGCGCGATTACTATCGCTCGAGGTATCGAGGTGGGTCATATTTTTCAACTGGGTACGAAATACAGTTCAGCGATGAAAGCCGACATCATCAACGAAGGCGGTAAGAATCAGACGATGATCATGGGGTGTTACGGCATCGGTATTTCGCGGATTGTTGCGGCGGCGATCGAGCAGAACCATGACGACAATGGCATTATCTGGCCGGCCCAATTGGCTCCGTTCCAAGTGGCCTTGTGCCCGATGAATATGCATAAGTCGGAACGTCTGCGCGCGGCTGCCGAAAAACTCTATCGAGAACTACTCGACGCCGGAATCGAGGTGTTATTCGACGATCGAAAAGTCCGAGCCGGCTTCATGTTTTCCGATATGGAATTGATCGGTATTCCGCATCGTGTCGTAATCGGCGACCGCAGCCTCGACTCCGGCATGATCGAATACCGGGCTCGGACTGCGAGTGAAAGCCAAGAATTGCCGATGACTGAATTAATACCTTTTTTGTTGCAACAATTGAGTTGA
- a CDS encoding EAL domain-containing protein, with translation MNYRTSVNSTSRIALTALLFYFAGQLALPLSLPPSYATAIWPPAGIGFAATLLWGNKVLPAIFLAELAIHYEVYDFMTLWQSPGQLLIFLSSPVNSVLRAWTGAFLVKKIVGYPNPLISAKEIMLFFFLSGPVATLMPALLSVYALVETGVIVESDFGFGFLTWWLGDCIGIVVFTPLFLTIFEPSLQSRTKRWLPLCATLIAGLALVAISYLLAHQREGLRLQEIIENKAETIQYALEDNYKTHANTLSLYHSLIGSSDTIDYQSLQIFSDWVFNTYPGVPYIEWLEASKASQDKTAWSIKYSTKKYFDDSYPISEKRHQEIVLALEPQAITDRSSKILAFGNSSRQFFIYTPFFETDQTLKGYVIEAFDIERFIEDALLRKSIEYIDIRLFEKTTDGKQQWLFPLESKRAIPDPFAITTLKPLNIGGQSWFIQVSPDLAFLGNYYSWPVWGILAGGMLLTSLMGIGFLIVTGQTELILVEVEKRTHDLNQSNRKLRLSKEQLRLAATAFETQEGIMITDKKGRILRVNNAFTKITGYSSEDVIGKIPSVLRSRHHNRDCFDEFWRQLASQGQYEGEIWNRRKNGEVYPEWQTVTAVKNETGEISHFVSIFSDITEKKENESRIHNLAFYDPLTNLPNRRLLINRLDKEIAVAKRHGHFGAVIFMDLDHFKFLNDSLGHHVGDELLIQVANRLESVVRDEDTAARLGGDEFIVLINCNAKNLSEAADHALTVAEKINVKINEPFLLNEFQHQLSPSIGITLFPDNDDNPDRILQQADTAMYRSKASGRNSISFFHPNMQEAADLRIKMENELREAIDQGHFVLNYQAQFDAENEIIGAEALIRWQHPQKGLIPPIEFIKIAEESRLILQLGRWVIMEACLQIQSWQQKGLIVPRIAINVSSNQFRQSDFVDQIEHSLSVSGITADCLEIELTEHVVIDNIEDTIEKMKALKALGLSISIDDFGTGYSSLAYLKQLPLNQLKIDKSFVRDISTDPNDAIIVETMIDMAKHLGLTMIAEGVETNEQLAFLKSKGCTGFQGYYFSHPATADQFAELYLQRFLQRSKQVPL, from the coding sequence TTGAATTATAGAACTTCCGTTAACTCGACTAGTCGTATTGCATTAACGGCTTTACTGTTTTATTTTGCGGGACAATTGGCATTACCGCTGTCCTTGCCGCCTAGTTACGCCACGGCAATCTGGCCGCCGGCCGGTATCGGCTTCGCGGCTACGTTGCTCTGGGGAAACAAAGTATTACCGGCTATTTTTTTGGCTGAATTAGCTATCCATTATGAAGTCTACGATTTCATGACTTTATGGCAATCCCCCGGCCAACTCTTAATTTTTCTCAGTTCACCGGTCAACAGCGTGCTTAGGGCTTGGACCGGAGCCTTTTTAGTAAAAAAAATCGTAGGCTACCCGAACCCTTTGATTTCCGCCAAAGAAATCATGCTGTTTTTTTTCTTATCCGGTCCGGTCGCTACATTGATGCCGGCGTTACTAAGTGTTTATGCATTGGTTGAAACCGGTGTCATCGTCGAATCGGATTTCGGATTCGGATTCTTAACCTGGTGGCTCGGAGATTGCATCGGCATCGTGGTTTTCACGCCTTTATTCTTGACGATTTTCGAGCCCTCCTTACAAAGTCGCACGAAACGCTGGTTACCGTTATGCGCAACCTTGATAGCAGGTTTAGCCCTAGTCGCAATTTCTTACTTATTGGCTCATCAACGAGAAGGCTTACGCCTACAGGAAATCATCGAAAACAAGGCGGAAACGATACAATACGCTTTAGAAGACAATTATAAGACCCATGCAAACACCTTGTCGCTTTACCACTCATTAATCGGTTCGAGCGATACGATTGACTATCAATCGTTACAAATTTTTTCGGACTGGGTTTTCAACACTTACCCAGGCGTCCCTTATATTGAATGGCTAGAGGCCTCGAAAGCAAGTCAAGATAAAACGGCATGGTCGATCAAGTATTCGACTAAAAAGTATTTCGATGACAGCTATCCTATTTCGGAAAAACGCCACCAAGAAATCGTGTTAGCGCTGGAGCCTCAAGCAATAACCGATCGAAGCTCTAAAATATTGGCATTTGGAAACAGTTCCAGGCAGTTTTTTATTTATACGCCTTTTTTCGAGACCGATCAGACCTTAAAAGGCTATGTTATCGAAGCTTTCGATATCGAGCGTTTTATTGAAGACGCCCTGCTTCGAAAAAGCATTGAATATATCGATATTAGGCTTTTCGAAAAAACCACCGACGGAAAACAGCAATGGTTGTTTCCTTTAGAGTCTAAGCGCGCCATTCCGGATCCGTTTGCCATCACCACGCTAAAGCCGCTCAATATCGGCGGGCAATCCTGGTTCATTCAAGTTTCGCCCGATTTAGCTTTTCTTGGAAATTATTACTCCTGGCCGGTTTGGGGTATTTTGGCCGGCGGTATGTTGCTGACCAGTTTAATGGGTATCGGTTTTTTGATTGTCACCGGGCAAACCGAGTTAATCCTAGTCGAAGTGGAAAAGCGCACGCATGATCTTAATCAAAGCAATCGGAAACTACGGCTTAGCAAAGAACAATTACGCTTAGCCGCAACCGCTTTCGAAACCCAAGAAGGGATTATGATTACCGATAAAAAAGGCAGAATTTTGAGGGTGAATAATGCTTTCACAAAAATCACCGGTTATTCCAGTGAGGACGTCATTGGTAAAATCCCCTCGGTTTTAAGATCCAGACACCATAATCGCGATTGTTTCGATGAGTTTTGGAGGCAATTAGCCAGCCAAGGACAGTATGAAGGCGAGATCTGGAATCGGCGAAAGAATGGAGAGGTCTACCCGGAATGGCAGACCGTTACGGCCGTTAAAAACGAAACCGGCGAAATAAGCCATTTTGTGTCAATTTTTTCCGATATCACTGAAAAAAAAGAAAATGAATCACGCATCCACAATCTGGCCTTCTACGATCCTTTAACCAACTTGCCGAATCGTCGCTTGTTGATCAACCGTCTAGATAAAGAAATCGCTGTCGCCAAACGACATGGCCATTTCGGCGCCGTGATATTCATGGATTTGGACCATTTTAAATTCTTGAATGACTCGCTAGGCCATCATGTCGGCGACGAATTACTTATTCAAGTAGCAAACCGCTTGGAATCGGTTGTGCGAGATGAAGATACCGCCGCCCGCTTAGGCGGCGACGAATTTATCGTTCTGATCAACTGCAATGCTAAAAACTTATCGGAAGCAGCCGATCACGCACTAACGGTCGCCGAAAAGATTAATGTCAAAATCAATGAGCCGTTCTTACTCAACGAGTTTCAACATCAACTTTCACCCAGTATCGGTATAACCTTGTTTCCGGATAATGACGATAACCCGGACCGTATTCTGCAACAAGCCGATACGGCGATGTATCGATCGAAAGCTTCAGGCCGTAACAGCATCAGCTTTTTTCATCCGAACATGCAAGAAGCTGCCGATCTGCGCATTAAGATGGAAAACGAGCTTCGAGAAGCGATCGATCAAGGTCATTTCGTTTTGAATTACCAAGCCCAGTTTGACGCCGAAAACGAGATTATAGGAGCCGAAGCATTAATAAGATGGCAGCACCCTCAAAAAGGCCTGATTCCCCCCATTGAGTTCATCAAAATTGCCGAAGAATCTCGTTTGATTTTACAGTTAGGGCGTTGGGTGATCATGGAAGCGTGCCTGCAAATCCAATCATGGCAACAAAAGGGTTTAATTGTGCCGCGTATTGCAATTAATGTGAGCTCTAATCAATTCAGGCAAAGCGACTTTGTCGATCAAATAGAACATTCGCTGAGCGTTAGCGGCATTACTGCCGATTGCTTGGAGATAGAATTAACCGAACACGTTGTTATCGATAACATCGAAGATACCATTGAAAAAATGAAAGCCTTGAAAGCGCTGGGCCTATCGATTTCAATCGACGACTTCGGCACCGGTTATTCCTCGCTTGCTTACTTGAAACAATTACCGTTGAATCAATTAAAAATAGACAAAAGTTTTGTTCGCGACATTTCCACCGACCCGAACGATGCGATCATCGTCGAGACAATGATCGACATGGCAAAACATTTAGGCTTGACTATGATTGCCGAAGGTGTGGAAACGAACGAGCAATTGGCATTTCTAAAGAGTAAGGGCTGCACAGGGTTTCAAGGCTACTATTTTAGTCATCCGGCAACGGCGGATCAATTTGCCGAACTCTACTTACAGCGATTCTTACAGCGATCGAAGCAAGTACCCTTATAA
- a CDS encoding cytochrome c, translating to MTRLKFFLFLLIAIFQSNSVSAEEWPTIELSGIDLTTVKRIQIKEDPVYKTAKEYEAIPLAQILSRFSEADRTAKDRVLVFTAKDGYSVSMALADAMSEQGYIAFRDVEAPSGQKWMTFKFGKETTTPAPFYLVWPKQGLDKWRYPWPFQLAAISLQPASTYFGAAAPAKKADDIRAGFNLFSTYCIRCHSVNLSGGQVGPELNVPKNITEYFIEAELAGFILNAPAYRSGTKMPSFEMILDRQQAEAIVTYLKHMKKEKIETE from the coding sequence ATGACTAGATTAAAGTTTTTTTTATTTTTACTGATTGCAATTTTTCAGTCGAATTCGGTATCTGCGGAGGAGTGGCCGACAATTGAGCTCTCCGGTATCGATCTGACTACAGTAAAACGTATTCAAATCAAGGAAGATCCGGTTTATAAAACCGCTAAAGAATACGAAGCGATTCCGCTAGCGCAAATTTTGAGTCGTTTTTCTGAAGCCGATCGAACAGCTAAGGATAGGGTGCTCGTGTTTACTGCCAAAGATGGTTACAGCGTTTCTATGGCGTTGGCGGATGCAATGTCGGAACAAGGCTATATTGCGTTTCGAGATGTCGAAGCGCCGTCGGGGCAAAAATGGATGACATTCAAATTCGGCAAAGAAACCACAACGCCGGCGCCGTTTTATTTGGTTTGGCCTAAGCAAGGGCTAGACAAATGGCGTTATCCATGGCCGTTTCAATTGGCAGCGATTTCGCTGCAACCGGCTTCGACTTATTTCGGCGCAGCTGCGCCGGCCAAAAAAGCCGATGATATTCGTGCCGGTTTCAATTTATTTTCGACTTATTGCATTCGTTGCCATTCGGTTAATTTGTCCGGCGGTCAGGTTGGGCCGGAACTCAATGTTCCGAAAAACATTACCGAATATTTTATCGAAGCGGAGTTGGCCGGCTTTATTCTTAATGCGCCTGCTTACCGGTCGGGCACTAAAATGCCGTCTTTTGAAATGATTCTTGATCGGCAGCAAGCGGAGGCGATCGTTACTTATCTAAAACATATGAAAAAAGAAAAGATCGAGACCGAATAA
- a CDS encoding ATP-binding protein, which produces MFTPLLLIVFASPKSIWRKRFFPVGIPLLLSFMLIIGFFFYVQKLDRKQHDQDFENQSLMLAEALKHRIKQHQRIVYATGNLFIGDNSVRPDDFELAARHGFDEFPEIQSIRWQRYLIKEKSRFKLYPVYSEHRDESISVPLELSERRLDQFARLQSSDSLIKAIIEPAKGHIHFLLPIYRSTKVNPQTPIGILSSTVSTESMIRQAFKGLNTGGVYLAITGSDSESGYSIIYSNTKDHLHNDFRKYSLLLGNQEWQFYFYQDHSSVYAHFHWPMWWFLISGLLFSSLLGAGLLMLTGRHVKTELVVSERTAELLSAKQAAETANEAKSQFLAKISHELRTPLNGIMGFAQLLQKSPEIPEAQKQQVNIISHCSEDLLTLINDILDIAAIESNKTKFVIERFDFVSLINDIVELFRLKAAEKQLAFVHNQHNLPQFLHGDQKRLRQIIANLLDNAIKYTDRGRVILTTEYQRDQLIITVADTGCGIANEHLNLIFSPFIQLRGKGLYKEGIGIGLAICKELIKLMQGSISVQSEQGSGSVFTVNLPLKTDSVKAAKTSGLVVPYNKHFGKLQILIADDNEINLILLKQLLLKQDCAVDCVDNGVDALNMIHKYHYKVAFIDLNMPVMNGIELVRLLRQENNDIQLIAISAYADRQTIREALDAGFDHYLTKPIDTNQLNQLIHCFDYD; this is translated from the coding sequence GTGTTTACGCCTTTGCTGCTGATTGTTTTTGCCAGCCCTAAGTCGATTTGGCGTAAACGCTTCTTTCCAGTCGGAATTCCTTTATTGTTAAGTTTTATGCTGATTATCGGTTTTTTCTTTTATGTGCAAAAACTCGATCGCAAACAGCATGATCAGGATTTCGAAAATCAATCGCTAATGTTAGCCGAGGCGCTTAAGCATCGAATCAAGCAGCACCAGCGAATTGTTTATGCAACCGGCAATCTTTTTATCGGCGACAATTCTGTTAGGCCTGATGATTTTGAATTGGCGGCTCGACATGGTTTTGATGAATTTCCTGAAATACAATCCATCCGTTGGCAGCGTTATCTCATAAAAGAGAAGTCTCGCTTTAAATTGTATCCAGTCTATAGCGAGCATCGAGATGAGTCAATTTCGGTGCCGCTAGAGTTGTCGGAGCGGCGGCTCGATCAATTTGCTCGTCTTCAAAGTTCCGATTCATTGATAAAAGCGATTATTGAACCCGCTAAGGGACATATTCATTTCCTGTTACCGATTTATCGGTCAACGAAAGTAAATCCACAAACTCCTATAGGTATTTTGTCAAGCACGGTTTCTACCGAAAGCATGATCCGACAGGCATTTAAGGGGCTCAATACAGGAGGAGTTTACCTTGCGATTACCGGTTCCGATTCCGAATCCGGTTACAGCATTATTTATAGTAATACCAAGGATCATTTACACAATGACTTTCGTAAATATTCGTTGTTATTGGGCAATCAGGAATGGCAGTTTTATTTTTATCAAGACCATAGCTCGGTTTACGCCCATTTTCACTGGCCGATGTGGTGGTTTTTGATAAGCGGCCTGTTATTCTCTAGTTTGCTTGGCGCCGGGTTGTTAATGCTAACCGGTCGGCATGTCAAAACAGAATTGGTCGTCAGTGAAAGGACTGCGGAGTTGCTGAGTGCCAAACAGGCGGCTGAAACCGCTAATGAAGCTAAGAGTCAGTTTTTGGCAAAAATTAGTCATGAACTGCGTACACCGCTGAACGGTATCATGGGATTCGCGCAATTATTGCAAAAATCGCCGGAAATTCCTGAAGCGCAAAAACAGCAAGTCAATATCATTAGTCATTGTAGCGAAGATTTATTAACGCTGATTAACGATATTCTTGATATTGCCGCAATTGAAAGTAATAAAACTAAGTTTGTAATAGAGCGCTTCGATTTTGTAAGCCTTATTAATGACATTGTTGAGTTATTTAGGTTAAAGGCCGCTGAAAAACAATTAGCGTTTGTTCATAATCAACATAATTTGCCGCAATTTCTTCATGGCGATCAAAAACGCTTGCGTCAAATAATTGCTAATTTATTGGATAACGCAATTAAATATACCGATCGCGGACGCGTTATATTGACGACGGAGTATCAGCGCGATCAGTTGATTATTACGGTAGCGGACACCGGATGCGGCATAGCTAATGAGCATCTCAACTTGATTTTTTCCCCTTTTATTCAATTAAGAGGAAAAGGGCTTTACAAGGAAGGTATTGGCATTGGTTTGGCTATATGCAAGGAGTTGATCAAGCTCATGCAAGGTAGTATTTCGGTGCAAAGCGAGCAGGGGAGCGGCAGTGTTTTTACAGTGAATCTACCCCTGAAAACCGATTCTGTAAAAGCTGCTAAAACTTCCGGTTTAGTCGTTCCCTACAATAAACATTTCGGTAAATTACAGATTTTAATCGCGGATGATAATGAAATTAATTTAATACTGCTGAAACAGTTACTGTTGAAGCAAGATTGTGCGGTCGATTGCGTTGACAACGGAGTCGACGCCTTGAATATGATTCACAAATATCATTACAAAGTCGCTTTTATCGATCTGAATATGCCTGTTATGAACGGAATCGAACTGGTAAGATTGCTCAGACAAGAAAACAATGATATTCAATTGATCGCAATTAGTGCATATGCCGATCGACAAACAATCAGAGAAGCGCTCGATGCCGGTTTCGATCATTATCTAACGAAGCCTATCGATACCAACCAATTAAACCAACTAATTCACTGTTTCGATTATGACTAG
- a CDS encoding MASE1 domain-containing protein, giving the protein MRPSSLSLADFGQSVSLMILVGLLYFVFGLLGLELTLPPGPASAVWPSAGIALGLLLLLGNRVWPGIFIGNFFISALTFGFDDNMLAVSLVSAIGASVSALTGRYLIGRMIGFPSVLLEDKHIILFLLFGGPVSCSIPATLDVTALALIGVLEPSEIPINWIIK; this is encoded by the coding sequence ATGAGACCTAGTAGTTTATCTCTTGCCGATTTTGGGCAATCCGTTTCGCTGATGATACTGGTTGGACTTCTCTATTTTGTGTTTGGATTACTTGGCCTCGAATTGACTTTACCCCCCGGTCCAGCAAGTGCGGTATGGCCTTCCGCAGGTATTGCGTTAGGGTTGCTTTTACTTCTTGGCAATCGGGTTTGGCCGGGAATCTTTATCGGCAATTTTTTTATTTCCGCTCTAACATTTGGTTTCGACGACAATATGTTGGCCGTTTCTTTAGTCTCGGCAATCGGTGCCTCGGTCAGTGCTTTAACCGGTCGATATTTAATCGGTCGTATGATCGGTTTCCCCAGTGTTTTGTTGGAAGACAAACATATCATTCTCTTTTTATTATTCGGCGGGCCGGTGAGTTGTTCGATTCCCGCAACATTAGATGTTACAGCACTCGCGTTGATCGGAGTCCTTGAGCCTTCGGAAATCCCCATTAATTGGATTATCAAATGA
- a CDS encoding YihY/virulence factor BrkB family protein has translation MNIIKFINEDIWRIQEHSLNRYEAYGLHALKILLLSAKGFIRDLCILRSTALALYTLLSIVPVFAMLFGVAKGFGFERILKEKLLEQVPEHDTMIVQLIGFAENMLENAKGGVVAGIGVIFLFWTVIKVIGFIEASFNAIWQIDSDRSLNRKLSDYLSLMFLAPILLIISSSITVFLKTHVGWLLEIMHLPDFGANLVLQLLGLSPLVIMSALLSFIYIYIPNHKVKLKPGLIAGILAAIAYQTFQWAYLTLQFGVSEYNAIYGSFAALPLFILSLQIGWMIVLFGCEIAFYLQNFTEFKEDKKYSEPSLIIQKASALKMMQLMIHAFTEEAPPLTEGEISKRLRLPISVVRAVLIKLKDGGIVIELNREEDEETVFLPAVDSHRLDVARVIKSLEEYGQHKLPDIQGIEDCLKLIEESEKLLESSKINTLVKDI, from the coding sequence TTGAACATCATTAAATTCATCAACGAAGACATCTGGAGAATTCAAGAGCATTCGTTGAATCGCTATGAAGCGTACGGATTGCACGCCTTGAAAATCTTATTGCTATCTGCAAAAGGCTTCATCCGCGACCTTTGTATACTTCGTTCCACGGCTTTAGCTCTTTATACATTACTATCGATTGTACCGGTTTTTGCAATGCTATTCGGCGTCGCAAAGGGCTTCGGTTTCGAACGAATTCTAAAAGAGAAATTGCTGGAGCAAGTCCCGGAACACGATACGATGATCGTGCAATTGATCGGTTTTGCCGAGAACATGCTGGAGAATGCAAAGGGCGGCGTTGTGGCGGGAATCGGGGTGATTTTTTTGTTCTGGACGGTCATCAAGGTTATCGGATTCATTGAAGCATCGTTCAATGCCATCTGGCAAATCGATAGCGACCGGTCGTTGAATCGTAAGCTCAGCGATTACCTGTCCTTGATGTTTCTCGCACCGATACTACTGATAATTTCCAGTAGCATTACGGTTTTTTTGAAAACGCATGTCGGCTGGCTATTAGAGATCATGCATTTACCCGATTTCGGCGCAAATCTGGTATTGCAACTATTAGGATTGTCTCCCCTGGTTATCATGTCGGCGTTATTATCGTTCATATACATTTATATTCCGAATCATAAAGTCAAGCTAAAACCCGGATTAATCGCAGGCATTTTGGCCGCTATTGCCTATCAGACTTTTCAATGGGCTTATCTCACCTTGCAATTCGGAGTTTCGGAATACAATGCAATATACGGCAGTTTTGCGGCCTTGCCGCTATTTATCCTATCGTTACAAATCGGCTGGATGATTGTACTATTCGGCTGCGAAATCGCGTTTTATTTACAAAATTTCACCGAGTTCAAGGAAGATAAAAAATACAGCGAACCGAGCCTAATCATACAAAAGGCCTCGGCATTAAAGATGATGCAATTGATGATTCATGCATTTACCGAAGAAGCGCCACCCTTGACAGAAGGCGAAATCAGTAAACGGCTCAGACTTCCGATTTCAGTTGTTAGAGCGGTATTAATAAAACTGAAAGATGGCGGTATCGTTATCGAGCTAAACCGGGAAGAAGACGAAGAGACGGTATTTCTTCCGGCGGTCGACAGTCACCGGCTTGATGTAGCTCGGGTCATCAAATCGCTGGAAGAGTATGGTCAGCATAAACTCCCGGACATTCAAGGTATCGAAGATTGCTTGAAGTTGATCGAGGAATCCGAAAAGTTACTGGAATCCAGTAAAATCAACACATTAGTCAAGGATATTTAA
- a CDS encoding PilZ domain-containing protein, translating to MSTSNDKRIHPRLIHRAPVLVIIPASGKTERLQMQDFSVGGVFINCLNETLPQIGDEIQIQTLEIEDAPVLDVKVVRVIPQKGFAVEFM from the coding sequence TTGTCTACATCCAACGATAAGAGAATTCATCCGCGATTAATCCATCGGGCCCCCGTGCTGGTCATTATTCCCGCTTCAGGCAAAACCGAACGATTACAAATGCAGGATTTTTCGGTCGGAGGTGTATTCATCAATTGTCTCAACGAAACATTGCCGCAAATCGGCGACGAAATACAAATCCAAACCTTGGAAATCGAGGATGCTCCGGTTTTAGACGTCAAAGTCGTAAGAGTCATACCTCAAAAGGGCTTTGCGGTTGAGTTTATGTGA
- a CDS encoding nucleotidyltransferase family protein: MQAISKFVLNRVYIKPSVADDLNTAQWEMLIRQARAADMLARLAWRLKDAGIFDSVSVKPRVHLESALIHADRFELSLTWEIECIQSALSFLDIPIVYLKGAAYRLADDQAAHCRVFSDIDILVAEDKLPEVERALIKDGWMTTTLDAYDQKYYRQWMHEIPPMRHLKRQTTLDVHHNILPKTCRYSPDSAKLLSNCVKVVDRNCWVLAPEDRVLHSASHLFHEGELDHGFRDLCDLDSLIQQHSEKSGFWDKLLLRADELNQRIPLYYALRYTHALLDTPIPENVLHESEGFLKGRFHRYFMDFLYLRALMPNHASCGDRWTGLARWLLYIRSHWLRMPFYLLIPHLFRKSWLRLRGDE, from the coding sequence ATGCAAGCGATTTCGAAATTCGTGTTGAATCGCGTTTACATTAAACCTAGCGTCGCCGACGATTTGAACACGGCGCAGTGGGAAATGCTGATTCGTCAAGCCCGTGCCGCAGATATGTTGGCCCGGTTGGCATGGCGGTTAAAAGACGCAGGGATTTTCGATAGCGTGTCCGTCAAACCGCGAGTTCATTTAGAGTCGGCCTTGATTCATGCCGACCGTTTTGAACTTTCGTTGACGTGGGAAATAGAGTGTATTCAGTCGGCCTTAAGTTTTTTGGACATTCCTATCGTCTATTTGAAAGGTGCCGCTTACCGATTAGCCGATGATCAAGCGGCGCATTGTAGGGTATTTTCGGACATCGATATTTTGGTTGCCGAAGACAAGTTACCGGAAGTCGAACGGGCTTTGATCAAAGACGGCTGGATGACAACGACGCTCGATGCCTACGATCAAAAATATTACCGGCAATGGATGCACGAAATTCCGCCGATGCGGCATTTAAAGCGCCAAACTACGCTTGATGTTCACCATAATATCTTGCCTAAAACCTGTCGATATTCTCCCGATTCCGCTAAGTTATTGTCGAATTGCGTGAAGGTGGTAGATAGAAATTGCTGGGTGTTGGCTCCGGAAGACAGGGTGTTACACAGTGCTTCCCATTTGTTTCATGAGGGCGAATTGGATCACGGTTTCAGGGATTTATGTGATTTGGATTCGTTGATCCAACAGCACTCGGAAAAAAGCGGTTTTTGGGATAAATTGCTGCTCAGAGCCGATGAACTTAATCAACGCATTCCGCTTTACTATGCTTTACGCTATACCCACGCTTTATTGGACACTCCGATCCCGGAAAACGTGTTACATGAATCTGAGGGTTTTTTGAAGGGGCGCTTTCATCGGTACTTCATGGACTTTTTATATTTGAGAGCTTTGATGCCGAATCATGCCAGCTGCGGCGACCGGTGGACCGGATTAGCTCGTTGGTTGCTGTATATCCGTTCGCATTGGTTAAGAATGCCTTTTTATCTACTGATTCCTCATTTATTCAGAAAAAGTTGGTTGCGTTTGAGAGGCGATGAATAA